GCCATCGAGGTCGGCAGCGGCATGCAGTTCTACAAGGGCGGCGTCTACTCGGGCCCCTGCGGGACAAATCTTGCTCACGCCGTCACCATCGTCGGTTACGGCGTCGACGCCCCTACTGGGGCCAAGTACTGGCTCGTCAAGAACTCATGGGGGCAGACATGGGGTGAGAGCGGCTACATCCGCATGCGTCGCGACGTCGGCGGCCCGGGGCTCTGCGGCATCGCGCTCGACGTTGTCTACCCAAAAATGGCGAAAGCGTGAATGTGAATGTACCTATGTCATGCATCTGCATGCGTACCTTCCCAATTAAGTAAGCTCGCCTACTGGGATTGCTTCAGGACCACCCGTTATTGTTTGCTGAACTTGCATTCCTTCAATACCTCATGCGGCAATAACACTATCCATCTAATGAAGACACTTTGACATTCATTACTCTTCAgtaatactccctccgattccTATATATCTAagggactacatacggagcaaaataagtaaatctacactctaaaatatgtttaTATACCTTCGTATATAATCtgtattgaaatctctaaaaatacttatatatagaaacggagggagtaatttgAGGTATGATAGGATCAACTTTGATGGTTATAGCCTTAGATGGTTATATCCTTCGCCGATCACGTCACTCCATGCAAAAAAAAACACGTGTAAGAGGCAAACAAGCCACCACGTCACTCCACCTTCACATATGCTAAAAATATATCCTTCGCCGATCTTGTTGATAATAATTGAGATTAAAAGATAATAATGGTACACACAATATAGTAGCGTACAAACAAGTCCACTAATGACACGTGCAATATGAGTCTAACATAGACACTCATCTAAAACTAGACAACGTACACACTAGAAAGAGAAAAGACATACCTCCAGGTCATTCCATTTTTTGAGATGGGCAGCCAGGTCTTTCCAATGATACGTGCAATATGAGTCCAACATGGACACATATCGAAAGTAGATAACGTACACatcagaagaagaaagaaaactCATGAGCAGATCTTTCAGTGAAAAAACACGTGTAAATCAGCGAACCTACAAGGAAATACTACAAAAGAAAGTGTAGCCTCAGTtcttcctcaaaaaaaaaaagaaactCTAACAATGAGCATATTATGCCGCCGAGACATGGAAACGGCCGCCATGCTTCCAAGACGCTTCAAGGATGGCTTGATGGCCTGAAATGGAGTTGGATGGGTACGTTTACGGTGGGAGTGCTTGCCGGCGTGCTCCTTTGTTGAGGCATGAGGCATGGTGGAGTTCTAGGATGTCAGGAAGAAGCGTCGGGCTAGTGCAACAGCTGTGCATGACCCGGCCAATCATGGAGGTCGCCAAGATCATGGCCGCAAGTTTAAAGCACCACGCCGAGACCAACTAGGACGTCAACCACGACCGCATAGTCGCCCACATAGATTGCGACGGCGCATGTGACTCGGGATGCACCAACTAGATCGCGGAGATCGCCTATTGGTGACCAGGTGCTTCGTTGGCCGCCATGACCGCAACCGGCACTGTGGGCAGAACGGCATGCTACTTGGCCGGTGTATGTAGCGGTTGTTTGGTTTGAGACTAAGTTTACCTAAGGTTGTCACACATAAGGTTAACCAAGTTTGAGCAACTTAGGTGGGTATTTAGTTCAAGTCATATCTTAGTCAAGTCACACTAGGGCAAGCCACGGTTGTGTTGGATTTTGGTCTTGACAAACAACCAAGAGAGAGGAAATCAATGGGATATGGCTCACCACACCCCACGGAAGGATGCACTGCGGAGGTGCCAACCAACAATTTTGGGTTTGGTCCCGACTCTCTGGCACCTAACATATAAGGAGAAGTACCCCACCGGTTTATACGATAGATGGGGTTCCCTCTAACCGTTGATCCTAATGTGGTCCTAAGAGATGCGAAGACCATCCCCAGCGCCAGCCACCGCAAGGTGAGTGCTGACAGCGCTACTGCTGCCAACGATGTCTCCCTGCTCCAGCTCTTTTCTCCGGACCATATCTCCATGTTGCCCGAGAATGCAAGGTGTAACCATAAGCTACACAAAGGGTGCATCAAGCAGAAACAAGGCTTCCCTAAATACCAGTAAGAAATCCCAAATCTCTTTGTCATTTGTACATTAGGTGTTCTAGTGCTACACCAGTACAAAACCTCCTTATTAGCGGTGTGCTAAAACCCTTACTAGCGCCATGCAGCTCACACGGTACTAGTATCGCACTGCTGTTAACTAGTTATGTGAACGCCGCTAATAACAAAATACTAGCGACGTGCGCACCTCGCACGCGCTAGTAACCCAATTACTAGCCGCGTGAATCGTCTCTTACTAGTGGGGTGTAGTGGTGGATTAACGAGCTGCTCGGCTCATGCTGATTAAGGCTAGGCTCGTTAAGCTCATCTGTTTAACGAGCAAAAAACCATGTTTGGCTCTGTTCGTTTAAAGCACATTAAGCTCATAAGAGCCTGCAAGTGCTCGTTAAAGACTACAATGTATGGCCTACAGGATGAGGGTGTGTGTGTAACCTTTACAAAGGAAGATGGTGACCGAAGGAAAAAGTGCATTAGTTTGTTGATGGGTGCTATAACAATTTCATTAAGAAAACCTAACTAAATAAATGGAAAATGGGAATTAATACAATTCTTTTTCTCTTCAAATCcaatttttttctctttttataCATAGGTTGTCGATTCGGCATTGCTTAAAATGGGTAGAGTGCCCCCTTTTTCTAGTAAATAGTTTGATCCATTTTATCGATATGAGTTTTCTATATCAGATAAATTTTATATTAAGCTAGACTGGACTGTTTTCACGGGTAAGTTATGCTGGTTTCAACCGCAACATTTTTCTAGAGGAATGTGTCTAGCATTTTTAAGAGAATCCATGCAACATCCACATGGTGCTAATACAGAGAAGGGATAGAAGCATGAACGGAATGTTTTTTCCATTATAAATATAATGGCAATGGTGGGTAATTTTTTTACTTGAAATCTTCTCCGATGACTACATAATTTTGGTCTATTAAAATAAACGGTCGGATGTTTCTATTTTATGATAATTTCTAGCCTTGTTTTCTGGTGACTCTGTCAAGTACTTACACCTTTATGAATAATATGAAGCACACATTGACGCTAAAGTGGCAAGTTTGCCGTTCTTATGCCAGTTATGATATTATTGTAGTAGGTGGCATATGATTATATTTGTGACCAATGTTGTTCATAATCATGTGTTACACTTCATTAAGTTCTTTTTCATCTTCTGCCCCACAGTGATGTGAATTAGAGCGAAAATGTATGCTTGAAGAGATTAGACTCTGGAGCATAGTATATGTTATATGAGAATAAAGTAATCACTGGGAACTTGAGCCTAGGAACACAAATCTTAAAGATCAACTGACTATCCATGAGATGTTTATTCCTACGCATCAGGTGGATTGACGATTATGAAATCACTAAAGCAACACCTATTCTTCACCCTCATCATTTCCCTATGATAAATAATGTGTGTGAATGTTCATCTTATTGGCTTGCTGCCATGTGGGATGAAGGCTATGAGCCCTTACCGTGAATGAAACTTTATATAGTTTCCTCAATGGGTTAAATATGGTAGGCTAAAATGGTTTACAAATCCAAACATGACTCTGAGGGAAATCTTGAAAGGTTAAAATGATTGAGATTTGTGGTGTGACATATTTCCTGTTGTTTGGACTAAGGAATTCTCAAGATGTTTGTGTTACCATCATGACATGCACTTATGTTGACTTAATTAAGAATGTTTATCTGGCTCAACCAAAAGGTTTCATGAAAGAAGAAAAAATAACATACGGCATGCTGTCCGAGGAAGTTATTTTTTGATAGAAGACATGCGTTGAGACTAAGTCTGGGGTGTATGTTCTCTGCCTCATGTAGATGAAAGCTCACTGGCTAAACCATGAGCTTTGAGTTCAAAGGATCTTGGTGTTATCTTGTGCATTAATTGTATGGAGGTTCATCGATGGTCCAAAAGGAGTATAAGTCCTATTATGATTACATATGTGGACATAATACGAAAGACATACATTATGCACAAGTACTCTGAATCACCTGCTCCTAAACTTCAGGGTGATACAATTGGACATTTGGGTATCCAAGGAACGAATTATAAATTGATCAGATAATGTTGGTTTCTTATGTTTCATTTGTCAAAAGCACCTTAAATATTAAGCATGAATGCACTCTCTCATTTATAATTAGGATACTTGACAAAATTGTGTTTAATCGACACTGGACCATTGGAAAATGTCGTCAAGGTTTGCAATATATGCAAGGCGATGAATATTACATGCTCATTTATAATGAGTTTTGCAACGTCATAATTGTGGGTTACTAAGACATTGTTTTGGTGAGGTATGTGGATATTAATAATTCCACGCCATGTTACGTCTGCACCCTCACACAAGGAGCTTTATTATGGAAAAGCTCCTAAAGGACAACCACGACATCATCCACGATGCAAACTATTTTTGGCATGTTAGAGGCTACTAAGCATGTTATATATCGAAAGAATATTAGTTCCGAAGCTAAGAGTGATAGACATCAACTCCAAACCACTCACTGCGATTATGATCACACAATCCTCTATGTGAGTAACAACAAGTCATTCGGCCTAGCCAAAACCGTTGACATTATGCTCCATGTTGTGAAAGATAGAGTTCAGGATCAAAGATATATAATATTTAATTTATATAAGTTTTGCAATTCCTCTCTTGGAGACTTACTACCCATTTTTTATGGTTATGTTGCCGACATGGGTTTGTAAAGCCTTTTAATTATGGAATCTGGACCTTTAAATACACCAACTCCCATAAAGAGGTATGTTTTCCATTTCGAGAACCGCCGTTCAGTGGCATTTCATTAGTCATTGTAACACTTTACTTGGATGTGTTCTTTTATTGAGAGTGGGGTTATGATGTTTGTTAGTCTTTCGATCAAGGGGGGAGAATGTTTGATTTTGATCTTGGCTAATAATCAAGATAGAAAGTCAATGGGATGTGGTCCACCACACCCCATGTACGGAGGCACCGTGTGATCGGAGGTGCGAGCCAACACTTTTAGTTTTGGTCCCAACTCACCTAatatttttttttaatttttcaaCTCACCTAATATAGAAGGAGAAGGACCTCATCAGTTTAATCCAGCGATTTCTACACGGTAGATGTGGGGTACCCTCTAACTGTGAGAGGCGAGGACCATCTCCACTGCCAGCCGCCGCAAGAGTGACAGCGGTGCTACTGCTGCAAACGACGTAACGCAAGGTGTAACCATGAGCTACACAAAGGTCGCATCGAGCAGAAACAAGGCTTCCCTCGATATCCGTAAGAAATCCCAAATCTCTCTGTCATATTCTGTGAAGTTTGTCTCTAAAGATTAATACTAACAGGCTGACGACGTGTTCATCGACAGAACTGGAAGGCGAAGGTGCACTAAGGTGGTAGACAAACCGGTACATTGCAGTCGCCACTCATATGTTGGCTAGTGTGCACGGCAACGCAACCTAACGAACCAACACCATTTCGTGTGCCAAGACAGATGCACATACGTATGCACCGCTGCATGATGAGACCAAGAGAAAATGTGGCTCGTTACCATTCCTCTACGAGCTGCGTGCATCGCCAGCACCTGCGACATGCATTGCATGCACTCGTCGCCGGTCGATGAGCTCATCCCGACACCGGCGGAAGACATGCTCCCGCGATCCACCGGCGAGCGCTATAAAAACACGTCTACACGTGCATGCTTGAGCACAAGCCAGTGTGCGTGGATCGTTCAGTCGACATGGCTTTCTCCCCAGGAGCATGGCCGGCGATCACTGCAATCTTGCTGGTGCACGGCCTGTTCGCTGCCTTCCCAGCGACTTCGGTAGACGTGGGCGACATGCTGATGATGGACAGGTTCCGCCAATGGCAAGCCACGCACAACCGGTCGTACCTAAGCGTCGAGGAGAGGCTGCGGCGCTTCCAGGTGTACCGCGACAACATGGAGTACATCGACGCCACCAACCGGCGTGGCGACCTCACCTACGAGCTCGGTGAAAACGAGTTTGCCAACCTCACCCAGGAGGAGTTCCTGGCGAGGTATGCTTCCTCCTACGATGGCGCCGGTGATAATACGGGCATCACAATGCCCGCGAGCGGTGGCGACGCCGAGCTGTGGTCGTCTGGCGGCGAGGATAACTCCTTGGAGGCTCCGCCTCCGCCTAGCATGGATTGGAGGGCCAAAGGCGCCGTCACGCCGCCCAAGTCCCAAAGCTCATCATGCTGTACGTAAAGATAGATCCCTAACTTGATCCAGCATGGTTTTCACCTTAAGTGGGATTTTCATGACATTCACTGAATTTCATTGATTTCACTAGTCTTTGAAATATTTGCCTTTCGGCCAATATATTTCAGCAATTTCAGTAGTACACATGAAAATCAAATATCTATTTAACTTTAAGTGAATATTTCGGCCTTTTGGCCTGAACGCAAACCGAAATTCACTGAATTTCAATGATTTCAGTTGGTGCTGAAAGTTTTCTGAAACTGAAAACCTCCCCGTTAAACCTTAGCTTGTGATTTGTGAAGCATGCACAGTGATTAACCATTGTTTTGTCCCTGGATGAATGGATGCAGCCAGCTGTTGGGCGTTCGTGACGGTTGCGACGATCGAGACCCTGAACTGGATCAGGACGGGGAAGCTGGTGTCCCTCTCGGAGCAGCAGCTGGTGGACTGCGACCAGTACGACGGTGGGTGCAACCGCGGCTCCTACAACAGGGCCTTCAAGTGGATTGTGGAGAATGGTGGCCTCACCACGGAGGCGGAGTACCCATACACGGCGGTGAGGGGCGCCTGCAACCGCGCCAAGTCCGCCCACCACGTCGTCCAGATCAGCGGCAGCGGTGTGATTCCGCCCAGGAACGAGCCCGAAATGCAGCGCGCCGTTGCCGGGCAGCCCATTGGCGTGGCCATCGAGGTCGGCAGCGGCATGCAGTTCTACAGGAGCGGCGTTTACTCGGGCCCTTGCGGGACAGCGCTCGCTCACGCCGTCACCGTCGTCGGCTACGGTGTCGACGCAGGGGTCAAGTACTGGATCGTGAAGAACTCGTGGGGGCAGACATGGGGTGAGGGCGGTTACATCCGCATGCGCCGCGATGTCGGTGGCCCGGGGCTCTGCGGCATCGCACTGGACGTCGCCTACCCGAAAATGGCGAGGTGAATGTACCTACGGTGCATGCATGCGTACGTTCGGAATTAAGTACGCTCACCTACTGTGAGGCAGCAGCATCGATGTACTTCACCGTGTGTAAGTGTATTGTAACGTATAGTATGTATCATCGTCGATTCCACCGTAATACAACATACAGAACTACAGATCATCGTCAATTCCACCGTAATACTACAACATACTGTATGTGGTGCATTGTACGTGAAACCATATATCATGCTCATTTGTTTTTTTTCGCATTTGCTATTAATTGTTCATGTGGGTGCAATTATTTTTCGCTGCGTCAGCCGATTTTGCAAGAAAGCAAGATGCAGCCCCGAGGCTGAGAAGGGGACGCTGCGACCAACCGCGGTGTGCCCGGCGAGCCCGAGTATGGAGCGAGGGTAGGTGGAGACCAGGCAAGATGGACTCTGCCAGTGTTGTTTGCTTAAGTTTATTTGTTTGAATTGAGATGCAGACCAGGCAAGAAAACTACTAGATCTTTGTGATGTATGCACGGTGGTGTGCCAACAAGACGGCGGGGTTGATGACGCCCCGTAATATTCGGCCTTGGCTTCCACGACTGCCTCCTCGGCAACCACTTTTTTTTCTTCGAAAAGGGGCGCTTTATTACTTAAAGGATTTAAGTATTACACTCGGCCTCTGCATAACTAAGATGCACACAGTCAAATAAAATCCTCTCacataaaataaaaataaagaggCGAATTACAACGAAACATGTAGAGTCCGTATAACGCCTAATGTGGAGGGGGGGCAATCCTTAGATCATGCTGCCACCCATGTTGGGTAAAAGTATCCCTCGATGTAGCCTCCAATCGTGTACACACCTCCGTAAACAAGTCTCGATTCTTCATGCGTTGTAAAGAGGACCATAAACGAAGAGTCCCGGTACATCTATAGATAACCTGCAACAGAGAAGTACTTTTATCGTTAAAAACCTTatcatttctacatagccaaagcgaCCAAATAACGGCAAGCGCTCCCACCCTGAGAAGAGTTCTAAACCTGTGATCAATCTCATGTAACCAGTTGCCAAATACATTAGCAACACTACAGGGAGGATACAAGCCAGAAGCTATTTGGATGATTGACCATATAGAACGAGCCAATTTGCATTGGAAGAATAAATGTTTTATTGTCTCCCCATGGTGACAAAATACACATTGCGGGCTTCCATGCCAATTCCTCTTAATAAGGTTATCTTTAGTAAGAATGACTCCGCGACGAAGATACCATGCAAAGATTTTATTCTTAAAAGGTATCTTCATCTTCCAGATCTTCTTGTTATTAACAACTGGCACATCGGACTGGATTAACGCTCTATACATAGAATCCACTGAGAATTTTCCATTTCCATGGAGGTTCCATCGGAATACATCAGACCCATGTGACAATTGCACCGTGGACAACCGTTGGAGCAGGATATTCCACGAATGGAGTCTGGGTCCAATTAAGTCTCTTCTGAACGTCACATTTGGCGGAAATGATTCCATTACCGTGGCGATAGTATCACCTTTGTGGCGCACAATGTAGTATAGAGCCGGATATTGTTCCCGGAGTGTGGCATTTCCTAGCCACTTGTCCTCCCAGAATCTAATTTCCGAGCCGTCCTTAATCGAGAAGGATCCATAGCAGAATAAATATTTCTTCGTAGCCATTAGACCTGCCCAAAAGTGGGAATCCCCAGACTTCCAATATACTTGGGATACTGCCTTGGAACCCACATATTTCCTCCTTAGGAGGGTTTGCCATACACCATATTCCGTTAGTAATTTAAACAACCATTTGCCGAGGAGGGCCCTATTCTTAACCTCAAGGTCATGAATGCCCAACCCGCCTTGGTCTTTGGGACGACAAACCACACTCCATTTAGCCAGTCGATATTTCTTTCTCTCGCTATCTCCTTGCCAAAAAAATCTTGATCGGAAGTAATCCAATCTATGTAAAACTCCTTTCGGTAACTGGAAGAAGGAAATCATATATAGTACCATATTACTAAGTACTGAATTTATGAGCACCAATCTTCCACCCAGAGACAGCAGTTTACCTTTCCAACTGCGAAGTCTTTTTTTGCAGTCTCTCCTCAACGTGTTTCCATTCAGCATTTGTGAGTCTCCGATAATGTATCGGTATCCCCAAGTATGTGATCGGAAACTGACCCAACCCGCATCCGAACAGTTCAGCGTACAGGTGGGCCTCGTCTTGAGCCTCGCCGAAGCAAAACAATTCACTTTTATGAAAATTGATCTTTAGACCCGAGAGTTGCTCGAATGCTGATAAAATCAGTTTCAGATTTCTTGCTTTCTCGAGGTCATGATCCATGAAGAGAATCGTATCATCAGCATATTGAAGTATAGAGAGACCACCATCAACTAGATGATTTACTACCCCATCAATTTGGCCATCAACCTTGGCACGCTCAATCATGACCGCTAGCATATCCGCCACTGTATTGAATAGCATGGGCGATATCGAGTCACCCTGTCGCGATCCCTTCTTTGTTTGGAAATAGTGTCCAACGTCATCATTGACCTTAATGGCAACACTACCTCCAGAAACGAAGCTATGGATCATCGCGCGCCACTCTGCAGAAAATCCTTTCATTCTGAGAGTCTGTTGGAGAAAAGGCCACTTGACTTTGTCATAAGCCTTTTCAAAGTCTATTTTGAGTATCACCCCATTTAACTTTTTCCGGTGTAATTCATGAAATGTTTCATGAAGGATAACAACTCCATCTAGGATGTGTCTGCCTTGCATAAAAGCTGTCTGTGAAGGCCGAACCACATGTTCAGCAACCGAATTCAGCCTAATAGTCGCAACCTTCGTGAATATTTTAAAACTAACATTAAGGAGGCAAATAGGTCTATATTGTTGTATCCTTTCAGCCTCATTAACCTTAGGTAATAAAATAATCTCACCGAAGTTTAAGCGAAACAATTCTAGTTGGCCAGCATGTAGGTCGGTAAACAAAAGTAGGAGATCTGGTTTGATGACTTCCCAGAATTTCTGATAGAACTCAGCGGGAAAACCATCCGGACCCCGGGCTTTGTTATGCTCCATTAGGAAAACCGCCTTTCTAATTTCCTCCTCAGAGTATGGGGCTGTTAGAAGGTTGTTTTGCTCATCAGAGACCTGAGGGATGTCATCTGTTCGGGTCTCATCCATCGAGAAGTTTCCTTCCTCTGGGGCTCCGAACAGATTTTTATAATAATTAGTGATATAAGATTTAAGTTGCTCATGCCCCTCAATCACTCCCTCATCCTGTTGTAGGGAATGAATAATTTTCTTCCGGTGTCTGCCATTGGCGACTCCATGGAAATATCTAGTATTCGAATCACCTTTCAGGATAAATTGAGAGTTAGAATGTTGGTACCATTTGAGTTCCTCTTCACGCAGCATGTTAGCTATCTGTGCATTCGACTGATTCTTGATCTCGATTTCATGCTCAGATAGAGGTCTAACCTCTGCTAAAGCTTCTAATTCATCAATGATAGATGAAAGACGAAGTTTCTCCTTTTTTAGGATACCCACCGTATGCCTGGCCCAACCACCAAGGAATTTACGTAATGCACGCATTTTGTTATTCCATCTGTGTATTGGGGTAGGTCCAACGACTGGTTTCTCCCACACCTCCTTGACCATGTCATGGAAGCCATCCCGAAGCAACCACCCAAGTTCGAACTTGAACTTGCGTCTATGTTGTGGTCGTGGCAACCCAATAGTTAGAAGAATGGGTGCGTGGTCTGATATAGCCTCGATACGAGGTAGAGCACGAACAGAAACCATAGGACATTTTGATTCCCAGTCGGTATCCATTAAAACACGATCTAGTTTCTCATATGTCGGTTCCGGAAGATTGTTCGCCCACGTGAATTGTCTTCCAATCATAGAAACCTCTCGCAAATCTAGACTGTCGATGACAACATTGAAAAGGAAAGGCCAATGATTATCGAACCTACCGCGGCTTTTCTCATTTGGAAATCGAAGCAAGTTGAAATCCCTACCTATAAGAATGGGATAGGGATTATCTTTCGCCAGATTAACCAATTCACGAAGAAAATCGGCATAATATGGAGTTTAATATGAAACTCACCATTCGAACTAGCCAAAACATCCATAGTTCCTGTATTTACGCCAAGTAAAATGCCCCCAGAACGACCTCTAGGCGGTCGCGAAACCCAAGTAAAGTCTATCCCGCCAGAAAGACGGTTAAGCAGACTTACTGAGAAATCACGTCTCCCCGTTTCAGAGATAGCCAAAAAATCAAAATTGTATTCCCTATTACATTCTGCAATGAATAAATGTTTAGCCAAGTCACGAAGACCTCTGCTATTAAAAAACATTCCATTCATGAGGAAACAATGGGAGATTTAGAACACTTTGCCCTCTTATGGGACTTACTATCTTTTTTCGAACGTGCGGTCTTTGATTTACGTTTGGATGCTGTAAGCTCAATCAATGAACTAAGCCCGGGTCATCTAGACCCATGTCCGAAAACGCCCCTACTAAATGAGAGAGTAGCTGACCATCTGATGTGGCATGCAGCTCCTCCTCATCAGTACGGGAGACATAAGACTTGCTAGAAACACGTGGAGTAACTTTTAATCGATCATATTCCAAATGTTTCAAAGCGTTAGTCGAAATAGAAATCTCCTTCTAATTCTTTCCAATACTAACACCCACATTATTCAACTTAGAAATGATGGTGGTATTGGAAAAGGCTAAAAAGGATTTGGATGACGACATAATACCTCGATTGTCAAGGTTGCGTGCTGCTTTACGCCGCATAGCCTTGGCTAAGGAGTCCTCATCCGTGTCCATAGAACCATCTTCGGCAATCGTATGCCGACAACTTCGGCGTGTAGTAGTCAACCCCAATTGTGGTCGTGGCGCCGGCTCTACTGCCGAAGGAGGGGATGATGGTGAAGTAGAAACCCCCTCCCCGACAGGCCTAGCAACGAGGCCGCCGTTAGAAGCGTGTTAGGGACCGGCGTTACCTCAGGCGATGGTTGTTGCGAGTGCGTGGCTGCCGACGGAGGGGATGATGGTGGTGTAGACATCCCCTCTCCAACAGCAAGCGTCGAAGACATGAATGTTGGTGTCGTAGCGGTCGGTGTAGAAGAGGTCGTCGTCGTCGATGATGAAGCGGCTCTGCACGGCTCCACCAGCTCCTGAACAGGGACGGTCGGGTCATGGACGCAGCCTCCCAGGACCGGACCTTCCAAACCAACTGTCGTGTCCGCCACCTAGACGCTTGTCGGCTGGGCGGGTGCAACCTGCGTGCTGCCCAGGTGCTCGGTTGGCTGGAGTGGCATCGGCCCGAGCGCATGCATGTGGGACGGCTGGGTGTTTCCCAGCTGCTCGGTCGACTGGAATGGCACCAGACGTAGTGCATGCATATGAGAAGGCTGGACATGCACATCCTTTGTATTACCCATCAGCTTGTACTGCATGGTTGGTATCCGTCCAGTTGCATGTATGTGTGTCTGATCCTCCGTGTCCTCTCGCGGCCGAGATGCCATTGGGTAGCCCGACCACAAGGCCTTCATACGCCAACGTAGATAAGCCCATGTAAAATCATGCAACATGGTCCCACCCCTTGACTCAACAGGATTTTGAATCGGCCCCAATCGCGTCTCCGTTAATCCCGCTGATCTGGGCGGGGTCGCTACTGGGCGTGGCGGAGACGCCGCAACAGCCACGAAGGAGCCGACTACGCCGGCAGCAGGAGTTGAAGACGTCGTTGGCAGGGGGGACGTTGACAATGAGGTCGCTGTCGACTTGGACGAAACTGGCGGCCGAGACGCCATTGGGTAGCCCGACCACAAGGCCTTCATACGCCGACGTAGATAGGCCCATGTAAAATCATGCAATATGGGTCCACCCGTTGACTCAACAACATTTTGAATAGGCGTTCATCATGTCTCCGTCAATCCCGCCGATCTGGGCGACAGAGCCGGCGCTGGAGAGCCACCGCGAACCACTGCGGGCACGTGCTTGTTGATCCAATCGATGGTGTATCCCTTGACTGATCCTTCGTCCCATCTTCCATGGCATC
This genomic window from Triticum urartu cultivar G1812 unplaced genomic scaffold, Tu2.1 TuUngrouped_contig_7214, whole genome shotgun sequence contains:
- the LOC125531482 gene encoding fruit bromelain-like; translated protein: RYEGGCNRGSFHRAYNWIVENGGLTTAAEYPYTAARGACNRAKSAHHVVKILGGGVIPPRNEPEMQVAVAGQPVGVAIEVGSGMQFYKGGVYSGPCGTNLAHAVTIVGYGVDAPTGAKYWLVKNSWGQTWGESGYIRMRRDVGGPGLCGIALDVVYPKMAKA
- the LOC125531483 gene encoding ervatamin-C-like; this translates as MAFSPGAWPAITAILLVHGLFAAFPATSVDVGDMLMMDRFRQWQATHNRSYLSVEERLRRFQVYRDNMEYIDATNRRGDLTYELGENEFANLTQEEFLARYASSYDGAGDNTGITMPASGGDAELWSSGGEDNSLEAPPPPSMDWRAKGAVTPPKSQSSSCSSCWAFVTVATIETLNWIRTGKLVSLSEQQLVDCDQYDGGCNRGSYNRAFKWIVENGGLTTEAEYPYTAVRGACNRAKSAHHVVQISGSGVIPPRNEPEMQRAVAGQPIGVAIEVGSGMQFYRSGVYSGPCGTALAHAVTVVGYGVDAGVKYWIVKNSWGQTWGEGGYIRMRRDVGGPGLCGIALDVAYPKMAR